One Streptomyces sp. RPA4-2 genomic window carries:
- a CDS encoding methyltransferase domain-containing protein, which yields MFATQDEWDRSYADGRRFSPLSDRERSLLATHAPPPADARALDIGCGVGELAAHLSTLGYAVDAVDWSETALAEAAAEHGTAVRWLRLDIESDDGTPLHADGYDLITLRFVVPLLNSRARTLHALGRRLRPGGAIVVVTPHAADTPAERRRLALDEDELAELRTDWASTTLHDAGGLAFVILRDPCRTGTTTPRDIPRAAGTQGTPSGTGSVEHTAAASPRQHRFPLLGRYYRQVESGRKTVEVRVATPDKAAVEAGDAIIFHDEDSGRELDIVVKRATPYTSFEELLETEDPSRIDPDTPRGELLIRLRGIYPPGKEALGPLAFEFDHRPALPGRSMPMTASEYVQTVPHHTVYACLYVRDEHDRPVQLRSVHGSRLWHFPGGNLDTRGEEPLQTARREAVEETGLELGLEAPRLLLTHFLHAGPPPALNKVGFVFDGGRLTSDRLRRIRLDPAEHDMWAVHDLAGWRQLMAPGAFARLDAVERTRLGEGPAYLVTHT from the coding sequence ATGTTCGCCACGCAAGACGAATGGGACCGTAGCTACGCCGACGGTCGCCGTTTCAGCCCACTCAGTGACCGTGAGCGGTCGCTGCTGGCCACGCACGCGCCTCCGCCGGCCGATGCCAGGGCCCTCGACATCGGCTGCGGAGTCGGTGAACTCGCGGCCCACTTGTCCACGCTGGGCTACGCCGTGGACGCCGTCGACTGGTCCGAGACCGCACTGGCCGAAGCCGCCGCCGAACACGGCACGGCCGTCCGGTGGCTACGCCTCGACATCGAGAGCGACGACGGGACACCACTGCACGCCGACGGCTACGACCTCATCACCCTCCGGTTCGTGGTTCCGTTACTCAACTCCCGCGCCCGGACCCTGCACGCCCTGGGCCGACGCCTGCGCCCCGGAGGCGCCATCGTGGTCGTCACACCGCACGCCGCCGACACCCCGGCCGAGCGGCGTCGCCTCGCGCTCGACGAGGACGAACTCGCCGAGCTGCGGACCGACTGGGCGAGCACGACGCTGCACGACGCCGGAGGCCTGGCCTTCGTGATCCTGCGTGACCCGTGCCGGACCGGCACGACCACGCCGCGGGACATTCCCAGGGCGGCCGGAACACAGGGCACGCCATCAGGCACGGGGAGCGTCGAACACACGGCGGCCGCCTCCCCGCGGCAGCATCGCTTCCCTCTCCTGGGGCGCTACTACCGCCAGGTCGAGTCCGGTCGGAAGACGGTCGAGGTGCGCGTCGCCACCCCTGACAAGGCAGCCGTCGAAGCCGGGGACGCGATCATCTTCCACGACGAGGACAGCGGTCGGGAACTCGACATCGTGGTGAAGCGGGCCACCCCGTACACCTCCTTCGAGGAACTCCTCGAAACGGAGGACCCGTCACGCATCGACCCGGACACGCCTCGCGGAGAACTGCTCATCAGGCTCCGCGGCATCTACCCGCCGGGCAAGGAAGCGCTCGGCCCGCTGGCCTTCGAGTTCGACCACCGCCCGGCGCTCCCCGGCCGCTCCATGCCGATGACGGCGTCGGAGTACGTACAGACCGTGCCCCACCACACGGTGTACGCCTGCCTGTACGTCCGCGACGAGCACGACCGACCCGTACAACTGCGCTCCGTCCACGGGTCCCGGCTCTGGCATTTCCCGGGCGGCAATCTCGACACGCGAGGGGAAGAACCTCTGCAGACCGCCCGCCGCGAAGCCGTCGAGGAAACGGGACTCGAACTCGGCTTGGAAGCCCCGAGGCTGCTCCTGACACATTTCCTGCACGCCGGGCCACCGCCGGCGCTGAACAAGGTCGGGTTCGTCTTCGACGGAGGGCGCCTCACCTCCGACCGGCTCCGCCGCATTCGTCTCGATCCCGCGGAGCACGACATGTGGGCCGTCCACGACCTCGCGGGGTGGCGGCAGTTGATGGCACCAGGGGCCTTCGCCCGTCTCGACGCCGTCGAACGGACCCGGCTCGGCGAAGGCCCCGCCTACCTCGTCACGCACACCTGA
- a CDS encoding ABC transporter ATP-binding protein, with protein MKNFFGKVRLAEPQVSDAERELFGGPLRYDMGWSQHEHAGLDLTMGSALRQMPTLVGATLRMAWRADRRALVAVAISEIAQGVAAAVSLLAVNAVMHALLGTGSAVERLHALLPGLLAAAGVAVVNSALAGWSTSRAGRLEPLVERIATTQYLAAATAVELEAIDDPDFRRLIDIAQYGPASARRMIGACVSALNSTISLVATAGVLTVLHPALLPMLLAIAAPRGWGAMRVAQERYVSMMSWIEHLRASRLIGGLLTERTAAQEVRIHAVGPFLLDRYERMAHSAEAEQERLAAGKAVTEWAASALSGLAMAATYGVMIWLIASGHMSLAVAGTAVIAVRSGSASLGALVMNVNQLHEESLYVRDHGRFLEEAAERAIPSGGAPLPEKVERIVLDQVTYRYPDRESPALDSVSLTLPMGSVTAVVGENGSGKSTLMKVLSGLLLPQEGTVRWDEADVADLQRTQVFDRVSLLTQDFQRWPVTAAMNIRIGRPDHDARPDDLQPSIDYAGAGPVITKLTNGLQSLLARVFRGAVELSGGEWQKIGLARTHWRSSTCSADSILIVDEPTSALDPEAEIEAFDRIRRLAAPNRAVVLVTHRMSGVRHADRIYVLNQGHLAEHGTHDELIASRGRYAAMFAAQAAQYAPSAAIPNPTSPTVADHA; from the coding sequence GTGAAGAACTTCTTCGGGAAAGTCCGCCTGGCCGAGCCGCAGGTGTCCGACGCCGAGCGCGAACTGTTCGGCGGGCCGCTGCGCTATGACATGGGCTGGTCCCAACACGAGCACGCGGGGCTGGACTTGACCATGGGGTCGGCGCTTCGCCAGATGCCCACCCTCGTCGGTGCCACCCTGCGCATGGCGTGGCGCGCGGACCGCCGTGCGCTCGTCGCCGTGGCGATCAGCGAAATCGCCCAAGGCGTCGCCGCTGCAGTCAGCCTGCTCGCCGTCAACGCGGTCATGCACGCCCTGCTCGGCACCGGAAGCGCCGTCGAGCGGCTGCACGCGCTGCTGCCTGGACTGCTCGCCGCCGCAGGCGTCGCTGTCGTCAACTCCGCCCTGGCCGGCTGGTCGACCTCCCGGGCCGGTCGCCTCGAACCGCTGGTCGAGCGGATCGCCACCACGCAGTACCTGGCAGCGGCGACCGCCGTCGAACTCGAAGCCATCGACGACCCGGACTTCCGTCGCCTGATCGACATCGCCCAGTACGGGCCGGCCTCCGCCCGCCGCATGATCGGTGCCTGTGTCTCGGCCCTGAACAGCACCATCTCGCTCGTCGCCACCGCCGGTGTCCTCACCGTCCTGCACCCTGCGCTGCTGCCCATGCTGCTGGCCATCGCGGCCCCCCGGGGCTGGGGCGCCATGCGGGTGGCCCAGGAACGCTACGTGTCGATGATGAGCTGGATCGAGCACCTGCGGGCCAGCCGCCTCATCGGCGGTCTCCTCACGGAGCGCACGGCGGCGCAGGAGGTCCGCATCCACGCGGTCGGGCCGTTTCTGCTCGACCGGTACGAGCGCATGGCCCACAGTGCCGAAGCCGAGCAGGAGCGGCTCGCCGCCGGCAAAGCCGTCACCGAGTGGGCCGCCTCCGCACTGTCGGGGCTGGCGATGGCCGCCACCTACGGCGTCATGATCTGGCTGATCGCGAGCGGACACATGAGTCTCGCGGTGGCCGGCACCGCGGTGATCGCCGTCCGATCGGGTTCCGCCAGCCTGGGCGCCCTGGTGATGAACGTGAACCAGTTGCACGAGGAATCCCTGTACGTCCGCGACCACGGACGCTTCCTGGAGGAGGCTGCCGAGCGGGCCATCCCCTCGGGCGGCGCGCCACTCCCGGAAAAGGTCGAGCGCATCGTCCTGGACCAGGTCACCTACCGTTACCCCGACCGCGAGAGCCCGGCGCTGGACAGCGTGTCGCTGACCCTCCCCATGGGGTCGGTCACCGCCGTGGTGGGCGAGAACGGCTCCGGCAAGAGCACTCTGATGAAGGTCCTTTCCGGGCTGTTGCTGCCCCAGGAAGGGACGGTCCGCTGGGACGAGGCCGATGTCGCGGACCTGCAACGCACCCAGGTCTTCGACCGTGTCTCGCTGCTCACTCAGGACTTCCAGCGCTGGCCTGTGACCGCGGCGATGAACATCCGCATCGGCCGCCCGGACCACGACGCGCGCCCGGACGACTTACAGCCCTCCATCGACTACGCGGGAGCCGGCCCCGTCATCACCAAACTCACCAACGGACTCCAGAGCCTGCTGGCACGCGTCTTCCGGGGAGCCGTCGAGCTGTCCGGCGGCGAATGGCAGAAGATCGGCCTGGCCCGTACGCACTGGCGCAGTTCAACCTGCTCTGCGGACAGCATCCTCATCGTCGACGAACCCACCTCGGCCCTCGATCCGGAAGCCGAGATCGAAGCCTTCGACCGGATCCGCCGTCTCGCGGCTCCGAACCGGGCCGTCGTCCTGGTCACCCACCGCATGTCCGGGGTCCGCCACGCGGACCGCATCTATGTCCTCAACCAAGGACATCTCGCCGAACACGGCACCCACGACGAACTCATCGCCTCCCGCGGGCGGTACGCCGCCATGTTCGCCGCCCAAGCCGCCCAGTACGCACCCAGCGCCGCCATCCCGAACCCCACCTCGCCCACCGTCGCGGATCACGCGTGA